A genomic region of Homo sapiens chromosome 4, GRCh38.p14 Primary Assembly contains the following coding sequences:
- the TMEM271 gene encoding transmembrane protein 271 has protein sequence MKWSVRGACAALSSCLLLACALSAAAVGLKCFSLGSELRGEPFRLGAAAGAFYSGLLLAAGLSLLGAALLCCGPRDAPLAGSEPGPGLGVPAAPAGAPEATPGESGAAAGAPGPVSSQNLLLLGVLVFMLGVLSAFAGAVIDGDTVSLVERKYSHYCLPPRAPGSSPGSAPGSTPGSAPGSAPGSAPGSAPGAPRARSTLDSATSAKCRQLKDYQRGLVLSTVFNSLECLLGLLSLLLVKNYKSSQARRGRRGRRRGGRALARPRGGSGLRAQPPASRARRGRRGRRGRRLQQRPSEASILSPEESDLAAPGDCAGFAAHHAVSYINVGVLHALDEAGAEVRCGGHPSVELPGYAPSDPDLNASYPYCCRPPCETPRPWETHRAC, from the coding sequence ATGAAGTGGAGCGTCCGCGGGGCCTGCGCCGcgctctcctcctgcctcctgctcgCCTGCGCGCTCAGCGCCGCCGCCGTCGGCCTCAAGTGCTTCTCGTTGGGCTCGGAGCTGCGCGGGGAGCCGTTCCGCCTGGGGGCCGCCGCCGGCGCCTTCTACTCCGGGCTGCTGCTGGCCGCCGGCCTCTCACTGCTCGGCGCCGCCCTGCTCTGCTGCGGACCCCGGGACGCGCCCCTCGCGGGGTCGGAACCGGGCCCGGGTTTGGGGGTCCCCGCGGCGCCGGCAGGCGCTCCCGAGGCCACGCCGGGCGAGTCGGGGGCCGCGGCCGGGGCCCCGGGGCCGGTGAGCAGCCAGAACCTGCTTCTGCTCGGCGTCCTGGTCTTCATGCTCGGGGTCCTCAGCGCATTCGCGGGCGCCGTGATCGACGGCGACACCGTGTCCCTGGTGGAGCGCAAGTACTCGCACTACTGCCTGCCCCCGCGGGCGCCAGGTTCGAGCCCCGGCTCGGCCCCGGGCTCAACCCCCGGCTCGGCCCCGGGCTCGGCCCCCGGCTCGGCGCCGGGCTCGGCCCCCGGCGCCCCGCGCGCTCGCAGCACCCTGGACAGCGCCACGTCCGCCAAGTGCCGCCAGCTGAAGGACTACCAGCGCGGCCTGGTGCTCTCCACCGTCTTCAACTCGCTTGAGTGCCTGCTGggcctgctcagcctcctgctcGTCAAGAACTACAAGTCGTCGCAGGCCCGGCGCGGTCGGCGCGGCAGGCGGAGGGGAGGCCGGGCCCTGGCGCGGCCCCGCGGCGGCTCCGGGCTCCGCGCGCAGCCGCCCGCCTCTCGGGCGCGCCGGGGCCGGCGGGGCCGGCGGGGGCGGCGGCTGCAGCAGCGGCCGAGCGAGGCCTCCATCCTGTCCCCGGAGGAGTCGGACCTGGCCGCCCCCGGGGACTGCGCGGGCTTCGCGGCGCACCACGCGGTCTCCTACATCAACGTAGGCGTCCTCCACGCGCTGGACGAGGCGGGCGCGGAGGTGCGCTGCGGGGGGCACCCGTCGGTGGAGCTGCCGGGGTACGCGCCCTCGGACCCCGACCTCAACGCCTCCTACCCCTACTGCTGCCGGCCGCCCTGCGAGACGCCGCGGCCCTGGGAGACCCATCGGGCCTGCTGA